A section of the Oncorhynchus gorbuscha isolate QuinsamMale2020 ecotype Even-year linkage group LG04, OgorEven_v1.0, whole genome shotgun sequence genome encodes:
- the LOC124033131 gene encoding neuronal acetylcholine receptor subunit alpha-5-like, which yields MLRVGPAATTLLLLLSYCCCHLCHSLGIPKLSSYAKTEDKLFKNLFRNYQKWVRPVEYLNGTVRVRFGLAISQLVDVDEKNQLMTTNVWMKQEWLDMKLRWDPNDYLGITNIRVPSDSIWIPDIVLYDNADGRFEGSVTKAVVKYDGTIIWTQPANYKSACIIDVTFFPFDLQNCSMKFGSWTYDGSQVDILLEDFHVDKRDYFDNGEWEIVKATGSRGLRMDGLCHFPFITYSFIIRRLPLFYTLFLIIPCIGLSFLTILVFYLPSNGGEKISLCTSVLVSLTVFLLVIEEIIPSSSKVIPLIGEYLVFTMIFVTLSIVITVFAINIHHRSSSTHQGMAPWVRRIFLHRLPKLLCMRSHVDRYATPGGAREGLTGREWAGLARREGVVGAIMKGSSPESTSHLSSRNNLQAALDSIRYITMHVVKENEVREVVQDWKFVAQVLDRVFLWTFLLVSVLGSALLFIPVIYKWANIIVPKHAGSSG from the exons ATGCTGAGAGTTGGGCCAGCGGCCACCACTCTACTCCTGCTGCTGTCATACTGCTGCTGCCACCTGTGTCACTCTCTGG GAATCCCTAAACTGTCCTCCTATGCCAAGACAGAGGACAAACTGTTCAAGAACCTCTTCAGAAACTACCAGAAATGGGTGAGGCCTGTGGAATACCTCAACGGCACAGTACGGGTCAGATTTGGACTGGCCATCTCCCAGCTAGTGGATGTG GACGAGAAGAACCAGTTGATGACAACCAATGTGTGGATGAAACAG gAATGGTTGGACATGAAGCTACGCTGGGACCCTAATGACTACCTGGGCATCACTAACATCAGAGTCCCCTCAGACTCCATCTGGATCCCAGACATTGTGCTCTATGACAA TGCCGATGGACGTTTTGAAGGCTCTGTCACCAAGGCGGTTGTCAAGTATGATGGCACCATCATCTGGACACAGCCCGCTAACTACAAGTCAGCCTGCATCATCGATGTCACCTTCTTCCCCTTTGACCTGCAGAACTGCTCCATGAAGTTTGGCTCCTGGACCTATGATGGCTCACAG GTTGACATCCTCCTGGAGGACTTCCATGTAGATAAGAGGGACTACTTTGACAATGGTGAATGGGAGATAGTGAAAGCGACAGGCAGCCGTGGTCTGAGGATGGACGGTCTCTGCCACTTCCCCTTCATCACCTACTCCTTCATCATCCGTAGACTGCCGCTCTTCTACACcctcttcctcattatcccctgtATCGGCCTTTCCTTCCTCACCATCCTGGTCTTCTACCTGCCCTCCAACGGCGGGGAGAAGATCTCCCTGTGCACCTCTGTGCTGGTGTCCCTCACAGTCTTCCTCCTCGTGATCGAGGAGATAATTCCGTCCTCCTCCAAGGTCATCCCTCTTATCGGGGAGTACCTGGTGTTCACCATGATCTTTGTCACGCTCTCAATTGTCATCACCGTCTTCGCTATCAACATCCACCACCGCTCCTCATCCACGCACCAAGGCATGGCGCCCTGGGTGCGTCGTATCTTCCTGCACAGGCTGCCTAAGCTGCTGTGTATGCGCAGCCACGTGGACCGCTATGCTACCCCAGGCGGGGCCAGGGAAGgactgacagggagagagtgggcaGGACTGGCAAGAAGAGAAGGGGTAGTAGGGGCCATTATGAAGGGTTCTTCACCAGAGtccacctctcatctctcctctaggAATAACCTGCAGGCTGCTTTGGACTCTATCCGCTACATCACCATGCATGTGGTCAAGGAGAACGAGGTCAGAGAG gtggtgCAGGACTGGAAGTTTGTGGCTCAAGTTCTGGATCGTGTGTTCCTGTGGACCTTTCTCCTGGTCTCGGTActgggctctgctctgctcttcatCCCTGTCATCTACAAATGGGCAAACATCATCGTCCCCAAGCACGCAGGCAGCAGCGGATAA